One genomic segment of Drosophila melanogaster chromosome 3L includes these proteins:
- the Prp3 gene encoding precursor RNA processing 3, isoform B: MMAHAQREIEERKRALSNLRDKDPLLASVPSIGMPVALATQALAKKPTPEDSEKARKIAELQAQIRAKLTGNLASLIQPTAVAAAAAAAAQAQERPKPLILDDEGRTVDKSGRTINIPTVTPTLKANIRAKKREVFQRQTGLGERSESGTSAQEEAIKYFDDRIALKPTVRTKRTLRFHEPGKFQQLAERMRMKSQLERLQNEISQIARKTGISSATKLALIAPKQDMPDDVPAMEWWDSVILTQDLETVDDASGKISIRQTAITNLIEHPTQMKPPNEPLKPVYLPVFLTKKERKKLRRQNRREAWKEEQEKIRLGLVAPPEPKLRISNLMRVLGSEAVQDPTKMEQHVRDQMAKRQKAHEDANNARKLTSEQKSEKKQRKLREDTSCGVHVSVYRIRDLQDNQSKKFKVETNAKQLQMTGSVVLFRDCCVVVVEGGPKQQKKYRRLMLTRIKWEEDNAKGNDGQDVPNSCVLVWEGTSQRRHFGEIKFKIFPMEKMAREFFQKHQVEHYWDLAYSGAVLEASTDQQ; this comes from the exons ATGATGGCCCATGCCCAGCGGGAGATCGAGGAACGCAAGCGGGCCCTGAGTAATCTAAGAGACAAGGATCCGCTGCTGGCGTCAGTTCCATCGATCGGAATGCCAGTTGCCTTAGCCACTCAAGCGCTGGCGAAGAAGCCCACGCCCGAGGACTCGGAGAAGGCCAGGAAGATTGCCGAGTTGCAGGCACAGATCAGGGCCAAGCTTACTGGCAATTTGGCTAGTTTGATTCAGCCCACTGCGGTAGCGgccgccgctgcagctgctgctcaaGCGCAGGAGCGACCCAAACCCCTGATTCTGGACGATGAAGGACGCACTGTGGACAAGAGCGGACGTACCATTAATATTCCCACGGTGACACCTACATTGAAAGCCAACATACGCGCCAAGAAACGGGAGGTGTTCCAACGCCAAACGGGTTTGGGTGAACGGAGTGAATCGGGCACTTCGGCCCAGGAAGAAGCTATTAAGTACTTTGACGACCGCATAGCCCTGAAGCCCACTGTTAGAACCAAGAGGACGTTGAGATTCCACGAGCCCGGAAAGTTCCAGCAGCTGGCCGAACGAATGCGCATGAAAAGCCAGCTGGAGCGACTACAGAATGAGATTTCGCAAATAGCCCGGAAAACGGGCATCTCGTCGGCCACCAAACTGGCATTGATTGCCCCCAAGCAGGACATGCCGGACGATGTGCCTGCCATGGAGTGGTGGGACTCAGTTATACTGACCCAGGATCTGGAGACGGTAGACGACGCAAGCGGTAAGATAAGCATACGCCAAACAGCCATAACCAACCTTATAGAGCATCCCACACAAATGAAGCCGCCAA ATGAGCCCTTGAAACCAGTGTATCTGCCGGTTTTCCTCACAAAGAAAGAGCGCAAAAAGCTTCGTCGCCAGAACCGTCGCGAGGCCtggaaggaggagcaggagaagaTCCGACTGGGTTTGGTGGCCCCACCAGAGCCGAAACTGCGCATATCCAACCTGATGCGTGTGCTTGGCTCGGAGGCCGTACAAGATCCGACCAAAATGGAGCAGCATGTGCGCGACCAGATGGCCAAGCGGCAGAAGGCGCACGAAGATGCCAACAATGCGCGCAAGCTGACCAGCGAGCAGAAGAGCGAAAAGAAGCAGCGCAAGCTGAGGGAAGACACCAGCTGCGGTGTACATGTCAGCGTCTATCGCATACGAGATCTGCAGGACAACCAGAGCAAGAAATTCAAGGTGGAGACCAATGCCAAGCAGCTGCAGATGACCGGCAGCGTGGTGTTGTTCCGGGATTGCTGTGTGGTTGTCGTGGAGGGTGGGCCCAAGCAGCAGAAAAAGTATCGCAGGCTCATGCTAACGCGCATTAAGTGGGAGGAGGACAACGCCAAGGGCAATGACGGCCAGGACGTGCCGAACTCATGCGTACTCGTCTGGGAGGGGACTAGTCAGCGACGGCACTTTGGCGAGATCAAGTTTAAGATCTTTCCAATGGAAAAAATGGCCCGTGAGTTTTTTCAGAAGCACCAGGTCGAACACTACTGGGATCTGGCCTACTCCGGAGCCGTGCTTGAGGCCTCCACGGATCAGCAGTAG
- the Rpn1 gene encoding regulatory particle non-ATPase 1, with amino-acid sequence MTGETKLEKKPLKPAASEGDAKDPKAKKDEKKDGKDKEQQPELSDEDQQLQEELELLVQHLQEPDAKLYQPTLESMAKLIRASTTSMTSVPKPLKFMRPHYETMKTVYKHMPNEQARQLCADIISVLSMTMGSGKDCLAYRFLCDRKQRIGDWGHEYVRHLSGEISAHYHDTTGDFRVQLIELVKQIIPYNMEHNAEADACDLLIEIDHLHLLSDFVDESAYPRVCLYLQSCYPYVPDPDNTIILETALQLSRKFNQYTQAMRLALMLNDMDKIGEIFKEPKEPAMQKQLAFMLARQQICLELDELVPDYDDLMEIMSNANLNKHFLNLARELDIMEPKTPEDIYKSHLDNSRSRFASIQVDSAKQNLAASFVNGFVNAGFGVDKLLSEDGNKWLYKNKEHGMLSATASLGLILLWDVDGGLTMIDKYLYSTDDNIKSGALLACGIVNCGIRNEVDPAHALLSDYIDNQNSCMRVGAILGLGIAYAGSNRSIVIDTLKTVFSFGSNNKSSASVEILGITALSLGLISVGSCNSEITEILLQTIMGLTKADLKDTYTRFLFLGLGLLYLGRQKSTEAVMMTLEVLEEPYRSMATTMVDICAYAGTGNVLKIQQLLHICSDHYETSSADDEKEKSKKDKGKDKEKEKEKEKEKEREKDLSATQSIAVLGIALIAMGEDIGAEMAYRSFGNLLRYCEPAIRRAVPLALGLISASNPKLNIIDTLSKFSHDSDAEVAHNAIFAMGLVGAGTNNARLASMLRQLAQYHSKDPSNLFMVRIAQSLTHLGKGTLSLSPYHSDRQLMNPMAVAGLMATLVSLLDVKNLILNRSHYLLYTLVPAMQARMLITFDEELNQLQVPVRVGIAIDVVGQAGKPKTITGFQTHTTPVLLAIGERAELATDEYLALTPVMEGFVILKKNPNFVK; translated from the exons ATGACGGGCGAGACCAAGCTGGAGAAGAAGCCGCTGAAGCCGGCGGCATCCGAAGGCGATGCCAAGGATCCGAAGGCCAAGAAGGATGAAAAGAAGGACGGCAAGGacaaggagcagcagccgGAGCTCTCCGACGAGGaccagcagctgcaggaggagctggagctgctggTGCAGCACTTGCAGGAGCCGGATGCCAAGCTCTACCAGCCGACGCTGGAGAGTATGGCCAAATTGATCAGAGCCTCCACGACGTCGATGACCTCGGTGCCCAAGCCTTTGAAGTTCATGCGCCCGCACTACGAAACCATGAAGACGGTGTACAAGCACATGCCCAATGAGCAGGCTCGCCAGTTGTGCGCCGACATCATCTCAGTGCTCTCGATGACCATGGGCAGCGGCAAGGATTGCCTGGCCTACCGATTCCTCTGCGATCGCAAGCAGCGCATCGGGGACTGGGGCCATGAGTATGTGCGTCATTTGTCTGGCGAAATTTCGGCCCACTATCACGATACAACGGGAGACTTTCGTGTACAGCTCATCGAACTGGTCAAGCAGATCATCCCGTACAATATGGAGCACAATGCCGAGGCTGATGCCTGCGATCTGCTGATCGAAATCGATCACTTGCACCTGCTGAGCGACTTTGTGGACGAGTCGGCCTATCCCCGCGTCTGTCTCTATCTGCAGTCCTGCTATCCGTATGTTCCCGACCCGGACAACACCATTATCCTGGAAACCGCGCTCCAGCTGTCGCGCAAGTTCAACCAGTACACACAGGCCATGCGACTGGCGTTGATGCTCAACGATATGGACAAGATCGGTGAGATCTTCAAGGAGCCCAAGGAGCCGGCCATGCAGAAGCAGCTGGCCTTTATGCTGGCCcgccaacagatttgcctggAGCTGGATGAATTGGTGCCGGACTACGATGATCTCATGGAGATCATGTCGAATGCTAATCTGAACAAGCATTTCCTCAATCTGGCTCGCGAACTGGACATCATGGAGCCCAAAACGCCTGAGGACATTTACAAGTCGCATTTGGACAACTCGCGCTCCCGCTTTGCATCCATCCAGGTAGACTCTGCCAAGCAAAATCTGGCCGCTAGCTTTGTAAATGGTTTTGTTAACGCCGGTTTCGGTGTGGACAAGTTGCTGTCGGAAGACGGAAACAAATGGTTGTACAAGAACAAGGAGCACGGCATGCTCTCGGCCACCGCATCGCTGGGTTTGATACTTCTGTGGGATGTGGATGGTGGTCTGACCATGATCGATAAGTACTTGTACTCCACCGATGACAACATCAAGTCCGGCGCTTTGCTGGCTTGCGGAATCGTCAACTGCGGCATCCGTAACGAAGTCGATCCGGCTCATGCTCTGCTCTCCGATTATATCGACAACCAGAACTCCTGCATGCGCGTTGGCGCCATCCTCGGTCTGGGCATCGCCTACGCTGGCTCCAATCGCTCCATTGTGATCGACACCCTGAAGACGGTCTTCTCGtttggcagcaacaacaagagtTCGGCCAGCGTGGAGATATTGGGTATTACGGCTCTGTCGCTGGGTCTCATCAGTGTTGGTTCGTGCAATTCGGAGATCACCGAGATCTTGCTGCAGACGATTATGGGTCTGACCAAGGCCGATCTGAAGGACACCTACACGAGGTTCCTGTTTTTGGGTCTGGGTCTGCTTTACTTGGGCCGCCAAAAGTCCACCGAAGCCGTGATGATGACCTTGGAGGTTTTGGAAGAGCCGTACCGCAGCATGGCCACTACCATGGTGGACATTTGCGCATACGCTGGTACTGGCAACGTCCTCAAGATCCAACAGCTGCTCCACATCTGCTCCGATCACTACGAGACGTCCAGTGCCGATGACGAGAAGGAAAAGAGCAAGAAGGACAAGGGCAAGGATAAG gaaaaggagaaggagaaaGAGAAGGAAAAGGAACGCGAGAAGGACTTGTCGGCCACCCAATCGATCGCCGTGCTGGGAATTGCCCTGATCGCCATGGGCGAGGACATTGGTGCCGAAATGGCATACCGCTCGTTTGGAAACCTGCTGCGCTATTGCGAGCCAGCCATTCGTCGGGCCGTACCACTGGCATTGGGCCTGATATCCGCCTCCAATCCCAAGCTGAACATCATCGACACGCTGAGCAAGTTCTCGCACGATAGCGACGCCGAGGTGGCCCACAATGCGATCTTCGCCATGGGCTTGGTGGGCGCCGGCACGAATAACGCTCGGCTGGCCTCCATGCTACGCCAGTTGGCGCAGTACCATTCTAAGGATCCCAGCAATCTGTTCATGGTGCGCATCGCCCAGAGCTTGACGCACTTGGGCAAGGGCACGCTCTCGCTGAGTCCCTACCACAGCGATAGGCAGCTGATGAACCCCATGGCCGTCGCTGGACTGATGGCTACGCTGGTTTCCCTGCTGGACGTGAAGAACCTGATACTGAACCGATCGCACTATCTGCTCTACACACTGGTGCCTGCCATGCAGGCTCGCATGCTGATCACCTTCGATGAGGAGCTCAATCAGCTGCAGGTGCCCGTGCGCGTCGGCATTGCCATCGATGTGGTCGGCCAGGCAGGCAAGCCGAAGACCATCACCGGCTTCCAAACGCACACCACGCCCGTCCTGCTGGCCATTGGCGAGCGCGCCGAGCTGGCCACCGATGAGTATCTGGCCCTCACTCCGGTCATGGAGGGCTTCGTTATACTGAAAAAGAACCCAAATTTTGTGAAATAG
- the Mtr3 gene encoding Mtr3, producing the protein MLAVNQTKNTLLDGASIEEEPYTTPQESEDFFESLDKPSREPTQLAPRNTFIRAGVLTTVRGSAYMEYGNTKVLAIVAPPKELIRASARRMNMGVLNCYVNFAAFSTGDLDSVPERERHLSSMLTKAMEPVVCRTEFLNFQLDIRVLILDDDGCLLSTAINCCGVALVECGISTYDLITASTACIYRDHVFLNPSAKVEELLWKHRNSSTDSTTSPSSAQEHGLIITASMDTFEQIAQCQQCGYLSPATYVKLLDYTLAINKSLRELVKGVLTKRVKEQHELDLREKAETALEDQRLEEIIEKLKKQGPEEFIQSNIREDPYVKRQ; encoded by the exons atgctAGCGGTGAACCAGACGAAGAACACCCTACTCGATGGAGCCTCCATTGAGGAAGAGCCGTACACAACTCCGCAGGAAAGCGAGGATTTCTTTGAGAGTCTAGACAAACCGTCGAGGGAGCCAACACAACTGGCACCCAGAAACACCT TCATCCGCGCCGGTGTGTTGACCACAGTGAGAGGTTCCGCCTACATGGAGTATGGTAACACCAAGGTTCTGGCCATTGTGGCCCCGCCAAAGGAGCTAATCCGCGCCAGCGCACGCAGAATGAACATGGGTGTTCTGAATTGCTATGTGAATTTTGCGGCCTTCAGCACAGGGGATCTAGATTCGGTGCCGGAACGGGAACGCCACCTGAGCAGCATGCTGACCAAGGCCATGGAGCCGGTGGTGTGCCGCACGGAGTTCCTTAACTTTCAGCTGGACATACGGGTGCTTATTCTCGACGATGACGGCTGCCTGCTCAGCACTGCCATCAATTGCTGCGGAGTCGCTTTGGTGGAGTGCGGCATTTCCACTTACGACTTAATTACGGCCTCCACAGCTTGTATCTATCGGGATCACGTCTTCCTGAATCCCAGTGCCAAGGTTGAGGAGCTGCTCTGGAAGCatcgcaacagcagcaccgATAGCACAACCAGCCCATCATCCGCCCAGGAGCACGGCCTGATCATTACCGCCAGCATGGATACCTTTGAACAGATCGCCCAGTGCCAGCAGTGCGGATATCTCAGTCCAGCCACCTATGTAAAGCTGCTGGATTACACCCTGGCCATTAACAAGTCCCTGAGAGAACTAGTCAAAGGCGTGCTCACGAAGCGGGTGAAGGAGCAGCACGAACTAGATCTACGCGAGAAAGCCGAGACCGCTCTAGAAGATCAGCGTTTGGAGGAAATAATCGAGAAGCTAAAGAAGCAAGGACCAGAGGAGTTTATACAATCGAACATCCGGGAGGATCCCTATGTAAAGAGGCAGTAG
- the Prp3 gene encoding precursor RNA processing 3, isoform A, with product MSSIITRKDGDDQKLSKKRAAASDSKSGGGSALEAPKKSRFDVPEKNGGGGEKKEEVAVPASLSSTQIKLMMAHAQREIEERKRALSNLRDKDPLLASVPSIGMPVALATQALAKKPTPEDSEKARKIAELQAQIRAKLTGNLASLIQPTAVAAAAAAAAQAQERPKPLILDDEGRTVDKSGRTINIPTVTPTLKANIRAKKREVFQRQTGLGERSESGTSAQEEAIKYFDDRIALKPTVRTKRTLRFHEPGKFQQLAERMRMKSQLERLQNEISQIARKTGISSATKLALIAPKQDMPDDVPAMEWWDSVILTQDLETVDDASGKISIRQTAITNLIEHPTQMKPPNEPLKPVYLPVFLTKKERKKLRRQNRREAWKEEQEKIRLGLVAPPEPKLRISNLMRVLGSEAVQDPTKMEQHVRDQMAKRQKAHEDANNARKLTSEQKSEKKQRKLREDTSCGVHVSVYRIRDLQDNQSKKFKVETNAKQLQMTGSVVLFRDCCVVVVEGGPKQQKKYRRLMLTRIKWEEDNAKGNDGQDVPNSCVLVWEGTSQRRHFGEIKFKIFPMEKMAREFFQKHQVEHYWDLAYSGAVLEASTDQQ from the exons ATGTCGTCCATTATCACGCGCAAGGATGGCGACGACCAGAAATTGTCCAAAAAGCGCGCTGCCGCCTCAGATTCCAAAAGTGGTGGTGGAAGCGCCCTTGAAGCGCCCAAGAAATCCCGCTTCGATGTCCCGGAAAAGAATGGCGGCGGTGGTGAGAAGAAAGAAGAGGTCGCCGTGCCCGCCTCGCTGAGTTCCACGCAGATCAAGCTGATGATGGCCCATGCCCAGCGGGAGATCGAGGAACGCAAGCGGGCCCTGAGTAATCTAAGAGACAAGGATCCGCTGCTGGCGTCAGTTCCATCGATCGGAATGCCAGTTGCCTTAGCCACTCAAGCGCTGGCGAAGAAGCCCACGCCCGAGGACTCGGAGAAGGCCAGGAAGATTGCCGAGTTGCAGGCACAGATCAGGGCCAAGCTTACTGGCAATTTGGCTAGTTTGATTCAGCCCACTGCGGTAGCGgccgccgctgcagctgctgctcaaGCGCAGGAGCGACCCAAACCCCTGATTCTGGACGATGAAGGACGCACTGTGGACAAGAGCGGACGTACCATTAATATTCCCACGGTGACACCTACATTGAAAGCCAACATACGCGCCAAGAAACGGGAGGTGTTCCAACGCCAAACGGGTTTGGGTGAACGGAGTGAATCGGGCACTTCGGCCCAGGAAGAAGCTATTAAGTACTTTGACGACCGCATAGCCCTGAAGCCCACTGTTAGAACCAAGAGGACGTTGAGATTCCACGAGCCCGGAAAGTTCCAGCAGCTGGCCGAACGAATGCGCATGAAAAGCCAGCTGGAGCGACTACAGAATGAGATTTCGCAAATAGCCCGGAAAACGGGCATCTCGTCGGCCACCAAACTGGCATTGATTGCCCCCAAGCAGGACATGCCGGACGATGTGCCTGCCATGGAGTGGTGGGACTCAGTTATACTGACCCAGGATCTGGAGACGGTAGACGACGCAAGCGGTAAGATAAGCATACGCCAAACAGCCATAACCAACCTTATAGAGCATCCCACACAAATGAAGCCGCCAA ATGAGCCCTTGAAACCAGTGTATCTGCCGGTTTTCCTCACAAAGAAAGAGCGCAAAAAGCTTCGTCGCCAGAACCGTCGCGAGGCCtggaaggaggagcaggagaagaTCCGACTGGGTTTGGTGGCCCCACCAGAGCCGAAACTGCGCATATCCAACCTGATGCGTGTGCTTGGCTCGGAGGCCGTACAAGATCCGACCAAAATGGAGCAGCATGTGCGCGACCAGATGGCCAAGCGGCAGAAGGCGCACGAAGATGCCAACAATGCGCGCAAGCTGACCAGCGAGCAGAAGAGCGAAAAGAAGCAGCGCAAGCTGAGGGAAGACACCAGCTGCGGTGTACATGTCAGCGTCTATCGCATACGAGATCTGCAGGACAACCAGAGCAAGAAATTCAAGGTGGAGACCAATGCCAAGCAGCTGCAGATGACCGGCAGCGTGGTGTTGTTCCGGGATTGCTGTGTGGTTGTCGTGGAGGGTGGGCCCAAGCAGCAGAAAAAGTATCGCAGGCTCATGCTAACGCGCATTAAGTGGGAGGAGGACAACGCCAAGGGCAATGACGGCCAGGACGTGCCGAACTCATGCGTACTCGTCTGGGAGGGGACTAGTCAGCGACGGCACTTTGGCGAGATCAAGTTTAAGATCTTTCCAATGGAAAAAATGGCCCGTGAGTTTTTTCAGAAGCACCAGGTCGAACACTACTGGGATCTGGCCTACTCCGGAGCCGTGCTTGAGGCCTCCACGGATCAGCAGTAG